Proteins encoded in a region of the Stieleria neptunia genome:
- a CDS encoding bifunctional serine/threonine-protein kinase/formylglycine-generating enzyme family protein, whose translation MTDPENDNDLRDDGRETRTQLTSEPSGFSHDGGDDPIGETIDSASVTNPDNRPEREEEELPAAIGRYRIESMLGKGGFGSVYLAFDDELQRNVTIKVPHTHRIKSSKDVNAFLTEARTLAKLEHPNVVPVHDVGTTPEGQCFIVSRYIDGSDLVGRMRTSPLSIGESVELVATIAEALHYVHHQGVIHRDIKPSNILLDKRGTAYLADFGLALLEDDGIGSKAVAGTPAYMSPEQARGENHLVKATSDIFSLGVVLYQLLAGRRPFVAEPGQSVTQLIQEQEASPLRDLNRDVPAEIERICMKALSKRATARHQTALDFSEDLRHFLAHGENLDLISSTLIPHEQGRSGERSRSSRRALGIVPRGLRSFGPQDAHFFMGLLPGPYDRDGTPESILFWKRRIEERDPENSFRIGLIYGPSGCGKSSFVKAGLVPTLSSDVIPVVIEAAPDATETRLLNRLRRSCPYLDTELGLPESIATLRRGHVMGQGKKVLLVIDQFEQWLYSVEQPEHSVLAKALRQCDGEHVQCILMVRDDFWLAFSRFMDHLEVDLMQNKNMALIDLFDPQHARRVLTEFGRAFGRLPEHSAELSRDARSFVAQAIEGLAEHGKITPVRLALFAEMVKNKPWTTATLRKIGGTAGVGVMFLDENFSSENAPASYRIHLNAVYATLGALLPQPGTNLKGHMRSREELLELSGYSDQPKQFQSLMRALDTELHLITRTDPEGRGDLSVSRSGIHSDLQSGNRSGVQSGSLSQSVYYHLAHDYLVPAIRDWQARMQRGTRKGRAEIRLAQRTEVWDARPDSRHLPTLPEWVSILAFTRRDHWDDAQQRMMKSATRRHVSGIAIASMFLLLVGWGVLQYSSWNRAKALTGQLAIAKVGEVSGLLDQLEGRERWTTDRLIDIQQASQPGSPTHLFASLALLRSGSDELENIKPALLRSDPETLALLCQELRRHGSRLAGHLWERAEDESVAPKSDEKGRLVSPRFNAALVLANFDPPGQTPASRNRWNAVADPFADELIHFANIDRRYFRSMVDLIRPATPVLVGPLAEVMTDPDGEETELRRSAAQNLLINLLEDDVPELTHQLLHADVAQILFSIDLIDKHRNAVRPLLNAAVAKQLDLRDPDWKRDAKRKATAAAILLRHGASNSDIWSTFQPDQMPTEGLAKTLESDDWVRSELQRLLAAKEYEALGSADREELISRYRQITFGRTAIPNARTRLVQRIRAFGVDPDPIAQRLLVESDVPTQCGLMQALGEYPREQVNADLRDRVITLAQGWFTTASDARLRANSLWFLRQWKEADWVRGRLYLVKPEQPSKRNWYVNSEGHTMIQLPPHEPEDSYRIEVAMAEVTLGQMRRSMPDGVESRGWKAPSDDAAVGSVTYHDAVAYCNWLSRETGLQEDQLCYPDRTDDSIEPVLLYPDYKQRTGYRLPMAEEWFFMCTGGAITDYSFGSCEQPSYLLSTDRISEGYSPAKPTDGNGSWAVGLARPNGFGIFDTYSNVREWTSDIDQGNATRLQVCGFDYRFHLGMSGVQPRYLGWSQPHSQPSFYGLRVFRSRPTAAE comes from the coding sequence ATGACCGATCCCGAGAACGACAACGACCTGCGCGACGACGGCCGCGAAACGCGTACGCAGCTCACCAGCGAACCCTCCGGATTTTCACACGACGGCGGGGATGATCCGATCGGCGAAACGATCGATAGTGCTTCGGTTACCAATCCGGACAATCGACCCGAAAGAGAAGAGGAGGAATTACCCGCGGCGATCGGTCGCTACCGCATCGAGTCGATGCTCGGCAAGGGCGGATTCGGATCGGTCTATCTGGCCTTTGATGATGAATTGCAGCGAAACGTCACGATCAAAGTGCCGCACACGCACCGCATCAAGAGTTCCAAGGACGTCAATGCGTTTCTGACCGAGGCGCGGACGCTTGCCAAGTTGGAGCACCCCAATGTCGTGCCCGTGCACGACGTCGGTACCACGCCCGAAGGGCAGTGCTTTATCGTTTCCAGATACATCGACGGCAGCGATTTGGTAGGCCGGATGCGGACGTCTCCGTTGTCGATCGGGGAATCGGTCGAGCTGGTCGCAACGATTGCCGAGGCGTTGCATTACGTCCATCACCAGGGTGTCATTCATCGCGACATCAAACCGAGCAACATTCTGTTGGACAAACGCGGCACGGCCTACCTGGCGGATTTCGGGCTGGCGCTGTTGGAAGACGACGGCATCGGGTCCAAGGCGGTCGCGGGCACACCTGCATACATGAGTCCCGAGCAGGCGCGCGGGGAGAATCACCTGGTCAAAGCCACCTCGGATATATTCAGTCTGGGGGTCGTGCTCTATCAATTGCTGGCAGGACGGCGGCCGTTTGTCGCCGAACCGGGTCAATCGGTGACGCAATTGATTCAAGAGCAAGAGGCCAGCCCGTTGCGTGACCTCAACCGGGACGTGCCGGCGGAAATCGAGCGGATCTGCATGAAGGCACTCTCCAAACGTGCGACCGCTCGACATCAAACGGCGCTCGATTTTAGCGAGGACCTGCGTCACTTCCTCGCCCACGGTGAAAACTTGGATTTGATCAGCAGCACGCTGATCCCTCATGAGCAAGGGCGTTCCGGCGAGCGTTCTCGTTCGAGCCGTCGGGCCCTGGGGATCGTCCCCAGGGGGCTGCGTTCGTTTGGACCGCAAGACGCTCACTTTTTCATGGGCCTACTGCCCGGGCCGTACGACCGCGACGGGACGCCGGAATCGATTTTATTTTGGAAACGCCGGATCGAAGAACGGGATCCCGAAAACAGCTTTCGCATCGGTTTGATCTACGGGCCGTCGGGATGCGGCAAAAGTTCGTTCGTCAAAGCGGGGTTGGTTCCGACGCTCTCGTCAGACGTCATCCCGGTGGTCATCGAGGCGGCACCGGATGCGACCGAAACACGTTTGCTGAATCGTCTCCGCCGCAGTTGCCCTTACCTGGATACCGAGTTGGGGCTGCCCGAATCGATCGCAACGCTCCGCCGCGGTCACGTGATGGGCCAGGGCAAAAAAGTGTTGCTCGTGATCGATCAATTCGAACAGTGGCTGTATTCGGTCGAACAGCCCGAGCACTCCGTCTTGGCCAAAGCCCTGCGGCAATGCGACGGCGAACATGTGCAATGCATCTTGATGGTCAGGGACGATTTCTGGTTGGCATTCAGCCGATTCATGGATCACCTGGAAGTCGATCTGATGCAAAACAAGAACATGGCATTGATCGATCTGTTTGATCCGCAGCACGCGCGACGGGTGCTGACGGAGTTCGGCCGCGCCTTTGGTCGATTGCCCGAACACAGTGCCGAACTGAGCCGCGACGCTCGGTCGTTCGTGGCCCAAGCGATCGAGGGATTGGCCGAGCATGGAAAAATCACGCCGGTTCGATTGGCGTTGTTTGCTGAAATGGTCAAGAACAAGCCGTGGACGACAGCTACCTTGCGCAAAATCGGCGGCACCGCCGGCGTGGGCGTGATGTTCTTGGACGAGAATTTCTCCTCCGAAAACGCCCCCGCCAGCTATCGCATTCATCTCAACGCGGTCTACGCGACGTTAGGGGCTCTGTTGCCGCAACCGGGGACGAACCTGAAAGGCCACATGCGGTCTCGCGAAGAGTTGCTTGAATTGTCCGGCTATTCTGACCAGCCCAAACAATTTCAGTCCCTGATGCGGGCGCTCGATACCGAATTGCATCTGATCACGCGGACCGATCCCGAAGGCCGCGGAGACCTGTCGGTGAGCCGATCGGGAATTCACTCGGATCTGCAATCGGGAAACCGATCGGGAGTCCAATCCGGCAGCCTTTCGCAATCGGTTTATTATCACCTGGCACACGATTATCTGGTTCCGGCGATCCGCGATTGGCAAGCCCGAATGCAGCGTGGGACCCGCAAGGGTCGCGCGGAGATTCGTTTGGCCCAACGCACCGAAGTTTGGGATGCCAGGCCGGATTCGCGGCACCTGCCGACATTGCCCGAATGGGTTTCGATCTTGGCGTTCACGCGGCGAGATCACTGGGATGACGCCCAGCAGCGGATGATGAAATCGGCGACGCGGCGGCACGTGTCGGGCATCGCGATCGCGTCGATGTTCCTGTTGCTGGTCGGCTGGGGCGTGCTGCAGTATTCATCATGGAATCGAGCGAAGGCGTTGACCGGTCAACTCGCGATCGCCAAGGTCGGCGAGGTCAGCGGACTGCTCGATCAATTGGAGGGGCGCGAACGCTGGACGACGGACCGATTGATCGACATTCAACAAGCCAGTCAGCCCGGGTCCCCCACGCATCTGTTTGCCTCGTTGGCGCTGTTGCGTTCGGGGAGCGACGAACTGGAGAACATCAAACCGGCTCTGCTCCGTTCGGATCCAGAAACGTTGGCCCTGTTGTGCCAGGAACTTCGTCGTCACGGCAGTCGACTGGCCGGGCACCTGTGGGAGCGGGCGGAGGACGAATCGGTTGCGCCAAAATCGGACGAGAAAGGTCGCCTGGTCAGCCCGCGTTTCAATGCGGCGTTGGTCCTGGCCAATTTCGATCCGCCCGGCCAAACACCGGCCAGCCGCAACCGATGGAACGCCGTGGCGGACCCATTTGCCGATGAACTGATTCATTTTGCCAACATCGATCGTCGCTACTTTCGCTCCATGGTGGACTTGATTCGGCCCGCGACTCCGGTACTGGTCGGCCCGCTCGCCGAAGTCATGACCGATCCCGATGGCGAAGAGACAGAACTGCGTCGATCGGCCGCGCAAAACCTGCTGATCAACCTGCTCGAAGACGACGTCCCGGAATTGACCCATCAGCTGTTGCACGCCGACGTCGCGCAGATCTTATTCTCCATCGACTTGATCGACAAACACCGCAACGCCGTTCGCCCGCTGCTCAATGCTGCGGTCGCCAAGCAGCTTGATCTGCGTGACCCCGACTGGAAACGTGATGCCAAACGCAAGGCGACCGCCGCGGCGATCTTGTTGCGGCACGGCGCATCGAACTCGGACATCTGGTCAACCTTTCAACCGGATCAAATGCCGACAGAGGGTCTTGCAAAGACGCTCGAATCGGATGATTGGGTGCGCAGTGAGTTGCAGCGATTGCTCGCCGCAAAGGAATATGAGGCATTGGGGTCCGCTGACCGCGAGGAGTTGATCTCGCGCTATCGTCAAATCACCTTCGGCAGAACCGCGATCCCCAACGCACGAACCCGATTGGTCCAGCGGATCCGCGCCTTCGGTGTTGATCCCGACCCGATCGCCCAACGCTTGCTGGTCGAGTCAGACGTGCCGACCCAGTGCGGGCTGATGCAAGCCTTGGGAGAATACCCGCGAGAACAGGTCAACGCAGACCTTCGCGATCGGGTGATCACGTTGGCCCAAGGATGGTTTACCACCGCCAGCGACGCCAGATTGCGTGCCAATTCCCTGTGGTTTCTGCGGCAGTGGAAGGAGGCGGACTGGGTCCGAGGTCGATTGTACCTGGTCAAACCCGAACAGCCGTCCAAGCGAAATTGGTACGTCAATTCCGAGGGGCACACGATGATTCAATTGCCTCCGCACGAACCCGAAGATTCGTATCGCATCGAGGTCGCGATGGCAGAAGTGACGCTGGGGCAAATGAGACGCTCGATGCCCGACGGCGTGGAGTCCAGGGGATGGAAGGCACCGTCGGATGATGCGGCCGTCGGCAGCGTGACTTACCACGATGCGGTCGCCTACTGTAATTGGCTGTCGCGCGAAACCGGCCTCCAGGAGGATCAGCTTTGCTATCCCGATCGCACCGACGACTCGATTGAACCGGTCTTGCTGTACCCGGACTACAAACAGCGAACCGGGTATCGGCTGCCGATGGCGGAGGAGTGGTTTTTCATGTGCACCGGCGGCGCGATCACCGACTATTCCTTTGGCAGTTGTGAACAGCCCTCGTACCTGCTGTCGACGGATCGGATTTCCGAGGGGTACAGCCCGGCCAAGCCGACCGACGGGAACGGGAGTTGGGCTGTCGGGCTGGCGCGGCCCAACGGGTTTGGCATCTTTGACACCTATTCCAATGTACGTGAATGGACAAGCGACATCGATCAGGGAAATGCAACGCGTCTTCAGGTTTGCGGATTTGATTATCGGTTTCACCTGGGAATGTCAGGCGTCCAGCCTCGCTATCTGGGATGGTCGCAGCCCCACTCACAACCCTCCTTCTATGGGTTGCGTGTCTTTCGATCCAGGCCGACAGCGGCGGAATGA
- a CDS encoding glycosyltransferase family 2 protein, with amino-acid sequence MNSENLNCPFRFNLRRAESTEVATCGLIQQLLQIGSHDKPSNLCDVTRDACQACVGSTPVASSFVNSVLPSLLSEAAAKVLENEPSGDRRRTERAQALLRISEEAVVGELAVQRPGLATCDVFLCCRDASEATRRSIESVLEQQNALVNLHLITAGPDAQTLADDYQTRWNVHVHRIAASKRWFDTVHELAPTARSEFIALQHPAALSLPNRIASAVGELRRTGADFIGSPMLTPAGEVMARAPTDAFESTIPWPTLVIRRSCLIDLGGFADRKTDQDAELIARAKRSGAKIQVMPLPSVQLHRAWQPPLLGPAPVYHERLGSFRHQAIGYPQSSVPCDVVLPVYGQLEYVAQAIESIFNQQGAEVILHLIDDASPENVDTLFRYWGSFPNVRIYRNSRNVGQYVSFNNVSPYFETDLVAVQDGDDVSLPHRLHTAGNLLRLSDADYFAATMEQFTEADMEDAGSTIKRFRRSYHPYGNYIRYFAMNPTACFRVSLFRRLGGYTDFGGRDRNRAGLDSEFMIRAYFSAARFAVSTSVVSRHRIHRQAATRNPETGFGSMTRAFALEECRRRIALYQNAAFDPRAFGALGRDRNVTQRVGN; translated from the coding sequence ATGAATTCCGAAAACCTGAACTGCCCTTTTCGCTTCAATCTGCGACGTGCCGAATCAACCGAAGTCGCGACCTGTGGGTTGATTCAGCAACTGCTGCAAATCGGCTCGCACGACAAACCCAGCAATCTATGCGATGTGACGCGCGATGCCTGCCAGGCCTGCGTCGGATCCACTCCGGTTGCCAGTAGTTTTGTCAACAGCGTCTTGCCATCCCTGCTCAGCGAAGCGGCTGCGAAGGTCTTGGAAAACGAGCCTTCGGGTGATCGACGGCGGACAGAACGCGCCCAGGCATTGCTGCGGATCAGCGAGGAAGCCGTCGTCGGCGAACTGGCAGTCCAGCGTCCGGGGCTGGCGACGTGTGATGTTTTCCTGTGTTGTCGTGACGCTTCCGAAGCGACGCGGCGATCGATTGAAAGCGTGCTCGAACAGCAAAACGCATTGGTCAATCTTCATCTGATCACCGCTGGTCCCGACGCACAGACGCTGGCCGATGACTACCAGACACGCTGGAACGTGCACGTGCACCGCATTGCCGCCTCGAAACGCTGGTTTGACACCGTTCATGAACTGGCGCCGACGGCGCGGAGCGAGTTTATCGCGTTGCAGCACCCCGCCGCGTTGTCCCTGCCCAACCGAATCGCCAGTGCGGTTGGCGAATTGCGTCGCACCGGAGCGGACTTCATCGGATCGCCCATGCTGACCCCGGCGGGCGAAGTGATGGCGAGGGCTCCGACGGATGCGTTTGAGTCGACGATTCCGTGGCCGACCCTGGTGATCCGACGCAGCTGCTTGATCGATCTGGGCGGGTTTGCCGATCGAAAGACCGATCAAGATGCCGAACTGATCGCCCGCGCCAAACGCTCCGGCGCGAAGATTCAAGTGATGCCGTTGCCTTCGGTGCAGCTGCATCGTGCTTGGCAACCTCCGCTCTTGGGCCCGGCTCCGGTGTACCACGAACGGCTGGGCTCTTTTCGTCATCAGGCGATCGGATACCCCCAGTCGTCGGTCCCGTGTGACGTCGTGCTCCCTGTCTACGGCCAGCTCGAATACGTCGCACAGGCAATCGAAAGCATCTTCAATCAGCAGGGCGCCGAAGTCATCCTCCACTTGATCGATGACGCCAGCCCGGAAAACGTGGACACGCTGTTTCGCTATTGGGGCTCGTTTCCGAACGTGCGGATTTACCGAAATTCCAGGAACGTGGGCCAATACGTTTCGTTCAACAACGTGTCGCCGTATTTCGAAACGGATTTGGTTGCGGTGCAAGACGGTGATGATGTCAGTTTGCCCCATCGTCTGCACACCGCCGGTAATCTTTTGCGGTTGTCTGACGCAGACTATTTTGCCGCGACGATGGAGCAATTCACCGAAGCAGACATGGAAGACGCCGGGTCGACAATCAAACGGTTCCGGCGTTCCTACCATCCTTACGGAAACTACATTCGTTATTTCGCCATGAATCCGACGGCGTGTTTCCGCGTGTCACTGTTTCGCCGTTTAGGGGGATACACCGACTTCGGCGGCCGCGATCGCAACCGCGCCGGTCTGGATTCCGAATTCATGATCCGGGCGTATTTCTCGGCCGCGCGATTCGCCGTTTCGACTTCCGTTGTTTCGCGTCACCGAATCCATCGACAGGCCGCGACGCGAAACCCCGAAACCGGCTTCGGATCGATGACGCGAGCGTTTGCCTTGGAAGAATGCCGTCGACGCATCGCCTTGTACCAAAACGCGGCATTCGATCCGCGTGCATTCGGCGCCCTCGGCAGAGATCGCAACGTCACGCAGCGAGTGGGAAATTAA